From Lepus europaeus isolate LE1 chromosome 3, mLepTim1.pri, whole genome shotgun sequence, a single genomic window includes:
- the LOC133756706 gene encoding putative vomeronasal receptor-like protein 4, producing the protein MSWSDVIQRIIFLSLTGPGVVGNFLVLVRYVCTLVMGSEKKPTDLILIHLAVSNILIICTTGVRDIATILYLSHFLGDFVCKAVVYLNRVARSLSICTTCLLSIVQAVTISPRTTCWRKLKPHSAWQLLPYLLLFWVLSLLISSNLLHYITAVNSVNGSGVRMHFGYCYMLPAGQTVRWLFLSLMALRDLTFQSVMGWSSGHMALRLYKHHKRILYLQSSRTAKHPSPEVRATQSTLIFMICFLFFYWTDFIFSFCLGSILTDDSTIFNIKIFIELGYACLSPFVLISRDVHKAKCWRAH; encoded by the coding sequence ATGAGTTGGAGTGATGTCATCCAGAGAATaatcttcctctccctcactgGACCTGGAGTTGTGGGGAACTTCCTTGTACTTGTGAGATATGTATGTACATTAGTCATGGGGTCTGAGAAAAAACCCACAGACCTTATCCTCATCCACTTGGCTGTTTCAAACATACTCATTATTTGCACCACAGGGGTCAGAGACATAGCCACCATCCTTTATTTAAGTCACTTCCTAGGTGACTTTGTTTGTAAAGCTGTGGTTTACCTGAACAGGGTGGCTCGGAGCCTCTCCATCTGCACCACTTGCCTCCTCAGCATAGTCCAGGCCGTCACCATCAGTCCCAGGACCACCTGCTGGAGAAAGCTCAAACCACACAGTGCCTGGCAGCTTCTTCCCTACCTCCTCCTCTTCTGGGTCCTTAGTCTTCTGATAAGCTCTAACCTgctccactacatcacagcagtcAACAGCGTGAACGGGTCTGGAGTTAGAATGCATTTTGGGTATTGCTACATGCTGCCAGCTGGGCAAACAGTCAGGTGGCTTTTCCTCTCCCTCATGGCCCTTCGGGACCTCACCTTTCAGAGTGTCATGGGCTGGAGCAGTGGGCACATGGCTCTCCGTCTGTACAAACATCACAAGCGCATCCTCTACCTCCAGAGCTCCAGGACTGCAAAACATCCCAGCCCTGAGGTCAGAGCTACTCAGAGCACTCTCATTTTCATGatctgtttcctcttcttttattGGACAGACTTCATTTTCTCCTTCTGCCTGGGTTCCATCTTGACAGATGATTCCACAAtattcaatattaaaatatttatagaactaGGTTACGCCTGTCTCAGCCCGTTTGTTCTGATCAGCAGGGATGTTCACAAAGCTAAATGCTGGCGTGCTCACTGA
- the LOC133756379 gene encoding putative vomeronasal receptor-like protein 4, producing the protein MTWSDIIQRIILLSLTGPGVVGNFLVLVRYVCTLVMGPEKKPINLILIHLAVSNILIICTTGVRVITIVIYFSNFLSDIGCKAVMYLNRVARSLSICTTCLLSVVQAITVSPRTTCWRKLKPHSAWQLLPYLLLFWVLSLLISSNLLHYITAVNSVNGSGVRMYAEYCYMLPAGRIVRWLFLSLMALRDLTFQSVMGWSSGHMALRLYKHHKRILYLQSSRTAKHPSPEVRATQSTLVLMTCFLFSYWTDFIFSFYIGSTLTGIFTISNIKILLEVGYASLSPFVLISRDAHVGTCWRAH; encoded by the coding sequence ATGACTTGGAGTGACATCATCCAGAGAATAATCTTGCTTTCTCTCACTGGACCTGGAGTTGTGGGGAACTTCCTTGTGCTTGTGAGATATGTATGTACATTAGTCATGGGTCCTGAGAAAAAACCCATAAACCTGATCCTCATCCACTTGGCTGTTTCAAACATACTCATTATTTGCACCACAGGGGTCAGAGTCATAACCATAGTCATTTATTTCAGTAACTTCCTAAGTGACATTGGTTGCAAAGCTGTGATGTACCTGAACAGGGTGGCTCGGAGCCTCTCCATCTGCACCACCTGCCTCCTCAGTGTAGTCCAGGCCATCACTGTCAGTCCCAGGACCACCTGCTGGAGAAAGCTCAAACCACACAGTGCCTGGCAGCTTCTTCCCTACCTCCTCCTCTTCTGGGTCCTTAGTCTTCTCATAAGCTCTAACCTgctccactacatcacagcagtcAACAGCGTGAACGGGTCTGGAGTCAGAATGTATGCTGAATATTGCTACATGCTGCCAGCTGGGCGAATAGTCAGGTGGCTTTTCCTTTCCCTCATGGCCCTTCGGGACCTCACCTTTCAGAGTGTCATGGGCTGGAGCAGTGGGCACATGGCTCTCCGTCTGTACAAACATCACAAGCGCATCCTCTACCTCCAGAGCTCCAGGACTGCAAAACATCCCAGCCCAGAGGTCAGAGCTACTCAGAGCACTCTGGTTCTCATGACCTGTTTCCTCTTCTCTTATTggacagatttcattttctctttctacatAGGGTCCACCTTGACAGGGATTTTCACtatatcaaatattaaaatacttctAGAAGTCGGTTATGCCAGTCTCAGTCCCTTTGTGCTGATCAGCAGGGATGCTCATGTTGGCACATGCTGGAGAGCTCACTGA